The Corynebacterium coyleae genome segment AGAGGAGTCGATGGCGTGATCATCCAGGGCCCACGCGCCGGTGGCCACCGCGGCACCTGGAGCCAACACGACGACCCTGACCAGCGCTCATTGCCGGAGTTGCTCGCGGATCTGCGGCCCCTCGCCACCGTTCCCGTAATCGCCGCCGGTGGCATCCGCAACGCCGAAAACGTGGCCGCGATCGACGTGCCCGTCGCCTGCGGCACCGCATTCCTCCTCGCCGACGAAGCCGGCACCAGCCAACGCAACCGGGAACTCCTGCGCACCGACACACCCGCCGTGGTCTCCCGCGCCTTCTCCGGACGGTGGGCGAGCGGTGTGGAAACAGATTTCACGCGGGAAAATCCTGACCTGCCGCCGACCTACCCGTATTTACGGCCGATGACCAGGGATAACGACTACTGCCTCGTCGGCGCCGACCGGGGAGCATTGATGGCTGCACCGGCTGCCGAGATCGAGCGGATGCTAACGCCCTAGACAGCTGTTGCGATGAGAAAGGTATGAAGCTTTCCAAAATCGCAATTGCCACCGCAACGACCGGCGCGCTCGCACTGGGCGCGCTCGCCCCGGCAGCCAGCGCGGCACCGGCGGCTCCGGCCGCTCCTGCTAACCATGACGGCGCCTACAGCGGCAGCGCCTGGGGGCTTTACAACTTCCTTGTCACCAACATCATCAACGGCGCCGAGCAACTCAACGGTGGCGCGAACAAGAGCGGGACGGAGAAAGCTCCTGGGGTGATGCTGAGCTCCGCACCGTTTCTCCTTCTGCTGTTCCCGCTGCAGTTAATCGCAGAAGCAGAAGTTCGCCTGCTCGATCAGCTCGGCTTCTAATCCGCGAGCGGGAGCTCGACGACGAGCCCCTCACACGCCACACGCTCGGTAGGTTTGCCGCCCCACATCGGGGTCAGGCCAACACCGCGAAGCGCTTCCACGAGCGATTCGGCCGCCTCAACGGAGCTAAACCCGAAGTAAAGCTCGCCGGTGTGGATGACCCGATCCACGTCCTGGTTCGTGCAGTACACATAGCCGCTGCGGCCATCATTTTCTGCCTGTTCGGCGGCTTCCTCGGCGCAGTCGCTTTGAGTAAGCCCCTCGTCGAACGAGAACGCGAGGTTGCGCTCAGCCAGAGAGTCGCGGAGCGTATCAAGGCGCTGCGCGTCCTCGGAAGCTTTGGGGATGAGGTTGGCGTACTCGGCGCGGATGTCGTCGATAAGCACATCGAGCCCAGGGACCGGATCGCCGCCGTTATCGTCCTCAAAAAACGCCTCGATCTCGCCGGTACTCCACCCATGGCACAGCATGAGCGAGATGTCGCCCTCGCATGACTGCGATTCGTAGAGGTTATCTGACGGCGGATACTTGCTGGTCAACATCGCGTGCTGGCTCATGGGCACGAGGCTAGCAAGAAATCACGCGGGTCGTGTTCTCGATCGCACCAAGGCCCTCGATCTCAACACGCACCGTGTCGCCATTTTTCAGGTAGCGCTTCGGATCACGCGCGTGGCCAACACCGTCCGGGGTGCCGGTGGCGATCACATCACCCGGTTCCAGCGGATACAGATGCGAGATGAACTCGATGAGTTTCGCGGGGGTGAACACGAGGTCGTCGGTACGCGAATGCTGCATCACCTCACCATTAACCGTCGTCGTAATCGCGGGACCCGGCTGCCACTGCGTATCCAGCCACGGGCCGAACCCCGCCGTCTTCTCCAACGACTTGCCCTGGTGCCACTGCTGCGTGCGCTTCTGATACGTGCGCTGCGTGTAGTCGTTGATCACGCTGTAGCCAGCAATGTAATCCGCACCGTTGGACACATGGCGCGCCCGCTTACCGACGACCACCGCCAACTCACCCTCAAAATCCAACGACTCCGCATTGAACTCCGGCACCTCAGCGTCGTCATACGGCCCAACGAGCGCCTCCGGGAACTTAATGAACAGCGTCGGCACATCCGGCTGCTCATGCCCCATCTCCGCGATATGCTTCGCGTAATTTAGCCCCACGCAAATGATCTTGCCGGGGCGCGGAATCACCGGCGCCAAATCAGCGGGGGAGAAGGTAAACTCCTCGCCCTCCTCGAATTTTCCCGCGTGCAAAAGTGCGCCGACGTCGGGGGCGTTGAGTGTGACGGCGCGGGTGTCGTCGATAAGCCGTGCCGCGGTGGTGGTGTTTCCAGTCCTGATCGTTGCAAGTCTCATGCCGCTAGCCTAACGCGCGCAGAATCTCATCCGCCGCGTCCGCAGCCGCAATTGCGAGATCTACCTGCTCTTTTGTACTGAATGGTTTCAGCACATAATCCGCCGGCGCCATCCGTCCGGGCGGGCGACCGATGCCGACGGCGACCTTGTTGTACGGCTTGTTCAGCGCCTTGGTCACCGACTTCAGCCCGTTA includes the following:
- a CDS encoding NAD(P)H-dependent flavin oxidoreductase, which codes for MEFPRVIAAPMAGGPSTPELVNAVSFGFIALGTCSVSQARSWLVACEAPFGANLFVPQPEPLPDDVHRTAHHLQQAVPALESDYAEKFAAVLEAAPAVVSSTFGCFTETEIAQLHAVGSEAWATVTNEAELHQAQARGVDGVIIQGPRAGGHRGTWSQHDDPDQRSLPELLADLRPLATVPVIAAGGIRNAENVAAIDVPVACGTAFLLADEAGTSQRNRELLRTDTPAVVSRAFSGRWASGVETDFTRENPDLPPTYPYLRPMTRDNDYCLVGADRGALMAAPAAEIERMLTP
- a CDS encoding DUF6891 domain-containing protein, translating into MSQHAMLTSKYPPSDNLYESQSCEGDISLMLCHGWSTGEIEAFFEDDNGGDPVPGLDVLIDDIRAEYANLIPKASEDAQRLDTLRDSLAERNLAFSFDEGLTQSDCAEEAAEQAENDGRSGYVYCTNQDVDRVIHTGELYFGFSSVEAAESLVEALRGVGLTPMWGGKPTERVACEGLVVELPLAD
- a CDS encoding fumarylacetoacetate hydrolase family protein, coding for MRLATIRTGNTTTAARLIDDTRAVTLNAPDVGALLHAGKFEEGEEFTFSPADLAPVIPRPGKIICVGLNYAKHIAEMGHEQPDVPTLFIKFPEALVGPYDDAEVPEFNAESLDFEGELAVVVGKRARHVSNGADYIAGYSVINDYTQRTYQKRTQQWHQGKSLEKTAGFGPWLDTQWQPGPAITTTVNGEVMQHSRTDDLVFTPAKLIEFISHLYPLEPGDVIATGTPDGVGHARDPKRYLKNGDTVRVEIEGLGAIENTTRVISC